In the genome of Pseudoglutamicibacter cumminsii, one region contains:
- a CDS encoding nucleoside phosphorylase, which produces MSEKNATSNLNVGPYALFDRDEDPNDLISGFWRADYAPNTLPERLVMAFLGPTVDEFAHERGWECRVELDSITRDYPYWVTEHNGVEVAVVLAPLGASAATQNLEFGMALGVNKVFAVGSCGALDTQEENVFFIPERALRDEGTSFKYLPAEDWIDLDPAGIEAAEAALSAQGRAGERVTVWTTDGFLRETPAIIERRRAAGCDVVDMECSALAAVSRFRGATYGQLLYTADSLADLDKHDPRGWGKASRGIALDLAIEAASRL; this is translated from the coding sequence ATGAGCGAGAAGAACGCTACGAGCAACCTCAACGTCGGCCCATACGCCCTGTTTGACCGCGACGAGGATCCTAACGACCTCATCAGTGGCTTCTGGCGGGCAGACTATGCGCCGAACACGCTGCCAGAGCGGCTCGTCATGGCTTTCCTCGGCCCTACCGTAGACGAATTCGCTCACGAACGCGGCTGGGAATGCCGCGTTGAGCTCGACTCGATCACGCGCGACTACCCGTACTGGGTAACCGAACACAATGGGGTTGAAGTTGCCGTTGTGCTGGCTCCGCTCGGTGCATCCGCCGCAACGCAGAACCTTGAGTTCGGCATGGCGCTGGGCGTCAACAAGGTCTTCGCCGTAGGTAGTTGCGGTGCCCTGGACACTCAAGAAGAGAACGTGTTCTTCATTCCTGAGCGAGCACTGCGTGATGAAGGCACGAGCTTCAAGTACCTGCCGGCCGAGGACTGGATCGACCTTGACCCCGCCGGAATCGAAGCTGCGGAAGCCGCACTTTCCGCCCAGGGGCGTGCGGGGGAGCGAGTCACCGTATGGACGACCGACGGCTTCCTGCGCGAAACCCCAGCGATCATCGAACGCCGCCGTGCGGCAGGATGCGACGTCGTGGACATGGAATGCTCTGCGCTCGCCGCTGTATCGCGTTTCCGCGGCGCAACCTACGGGCAGTTGCTCTACACCGCTGACTCTCTTGCTGACCTGGACAAGCACGACCCGCGCGGATGGGGTAAAGCCTCGCGCGGCATCGCGCTCGACCTCGCGATCGAGGCCGCGAGCCGGCTCTAG